A stretch of the Azorhizobium caulinodans ORS 571 genome encodes the following:
- a CDS encoding ABC transporter substrate-binding protein has protein sequence MLTDDFFSRRDVMRLSALLTAAGAAPFLQAGSARAQEKDAPVRVGYLPITDATPLLVAHGKGFYEAEGLKAEKPVLFRSWSQIVEAFLSGQVNVVHLLSPITVWARYGSKAPAKVVAWNHTSGSGLSVGPDIQSVKDLGGKTVAIPFWYSIHNVVLQALLKENGLTPVSKKTGTPAANEVNLLIMAPSDMVPALAANQIAGYIVAEPFNAAAEVLKVGRVLRFTGDVWKDHACCVVFMQEKDLAERPEWSQKVVNAIVKAQAWTRANRGETAELLSKDNPNKYTPHSLEVLKRVLDPAAADESAYVASGAIRHPDWREKRIDFQPYPFPSYTEELVTRLKGTLVEGDRGFLDALDPAFAAKDLVDDRFVKAALASSGGLAAFGLPESFTRTEVVSA, from the coding sequence ATGCTCACCGACGATTTCTTCTCGCGCCGCGATGTCATGCGGCTCTCCGCGCTGCTCACCGCCGCCGGCGCCGCGCCCTTCCTGCAGGCGGGCTCGGCCCGTGCGCAGGAGAAGGACGCGCCGGTTCGCGTTGGCTATCTGCCGATCACCGACGCCACCCCGCTCCTCGTCGCCCACGGCAAGGGCTTCTACGAGGCTGAGGGCCTGAAGGCGGAAAAGCCGGTGCTGTTCCGCAGTTGGTCGCAGATCGTGGAGGCCTTCCTCTCGGGACAGGTGAACGTGGTGCACCTGCTCTCGCCCATCACGGTGTGGGCGCGCTATGGCAGCAAGGCCCCGGCCAAGGTGGTGGCGTGGAATCACACCTCCGGCTCGGGCCTCTCCGTTGGCCCGGACATTCAGTCGGTGAAGGATCTCGGCGGCAAGACCGTCGCCATTCCCTTCTGGTACTCGATCCACAATGTGGTGCTTCAGGCGCTTCTGAAGGAGAACGGTCTCACCCCCGTCTCCAAGAAGACCGGCACGCCGGCTGCCAATGAGGTGAACCTCCTCATCATGGCGCCGTCGGACATGGTGCCCGCGCTCGCCGCCAACCAGATCGCCGGCTACATCGTTGCCGAGCCGTTCAATGCCGCCGCCGAGGTGCTGAAGGTGGGCCGCGTGCTGCGCTTCACCGGCGATGTCTGGAAGGATCACGCCTGCTGCGTGGTCTTCATGCAGGAAAAGGATCTGGCCGAGCGGCCGGAATGGTCGCAGAAGGTGGTGAACGCCATCGTCAAGGCGCAGGCCTGGACCCGCGCCAACCGGGGCGAGACGGCGGAGCTGCTCTCCAAGGACAATCCGAACAAATACACGCCCCACAGTCTCGAAGTGCTGAAGCGCGTGCTCGATCCCGCGGCCGCCGACGAGAGCGCCTATGTGGCCTCCGGCGCCATCCGTCATCCGGACTGGCGCGAGAAGCGTATCGACTTCCAGCCCTATCCCTTCCCGAGCTACACCGAGGAACTGGTAACGCGCCTCAAGGGCACGCTGGTGGAAGGCGATCGCGGCTTTCTCGATGCGCTCGATCCCGCCTTCGCGGCCAAGGATCTGGTGGACGACCGCTTCGTGAAGGCGGCGCTCGCAAGCTCCGGAGGCCTTGCCGCCTTCGGCCTGCCGGAGAGCTTCACACGCACCGAGGTCGTCTCGGCGTGA
- a CDS encoding IclR family transcriptional regulator, whose protein sequence is MSVASVGNGPDESGPESKAAGPAGSQAVMRALDVLEAAASDPIDLGTLASSLGLTRSTAHRLASGLAARGYLRLAPGEGYSLGPKVMELGARARAQRPLARIARPHLEALASETEDTVHLGVLEGDWALYLDKLPGRRRFEISSRVGERHPVWSTGLGKALILDGDAATWERFFEIGSARGPNREQARTAWLGRMSNYADWGYAFDLEENEPRVRCVAAPIRDASGLTVGAISVSSASHYMDDARMKALSQMVTGTADRISGELGWRRRPSGQ, encoded by the coding sequence ATGTCCGTTGCTAGCGTTGGAAACGGTCCGGACGAGAGCGGCCCCGAAAGCAAGGCGGCGGGTCCCGCCGGCAGCCAGGCCGTGATGCGCGCGCTTGACGTGCTTGAGGCCGCCGCGTCCGACCCCATCGATCTCGGCACCCTCGCCTCAAGCCTCGGTCTCACCCGCAGCACGGCGCACCGCCTTGCCAGCGGTCTGGCTGCGCGCGGCTATCTGCGGCTTGCGCCCGGCGAGGGCTATTCGCTCGGCCCGAAGGTCATGGAACTCGGGGCACGGGCGCGGGCCCAGCGCCCCCTCGCCCGCATCGCCCGTCCGCATCTGGAAGCGCTGGCGTCCGAGACCGAGGACACGGTTCATCTCGGCGTGCTGGAAGGGGACTGGGCGCTCTATCTCGACAAGCTGCCTGGACGTCGGCGTTTCGAGATTTCCTCCCGCGTGGGTGAGCGCCACCCGGTCTGGTCCACGGGCCTTGGCAAGGCGCTGATTCTCGACGGGGATGCGGCGACCTGGGAGCGCTTCTTCGAGATCGGCTCCGCACGCGGCCCGAACCGCGAGCAGGCGCGCACCGCCTGGCTCGGGCGCATGAGCAATTATGCCGACTGGGGCTACGCCTTCGACCTGGAGGAAAACGAGCCGCGCGTGCGCTGCGTGGCGGCGCCGATCCGCGATGCCTCGGGCCTCACGGTCGGCGCCATCAGCGTCTCCAGCGCCTCCCATTACATGGACGATGCCCGGATGAAGGCGCTGTCGCAGATGGTGACCGGAACGGCGGACCGGATCAGCGGCGAGCTTGGCTGGCGGCGCAGGCCGTCGGGCCAATAG
- a CDS encoding MFS transporter: MVSNPTLERAVARARLRLVPFLLLMYVLAFLDRANIGFAKDAFQASAGISAAAYALGAGLFFLTYAAFEVPSNLIMHRVGAKIWMCRIMVTWGLVSAAMMFTQGEMSFYALRLLLGAAEAGFFPGVILYVTYWFPQEKRGQILGLFYFGAPISFILGSPLSGLLLEFHGAWGLEGWQWMFLIEGLLASIVGIWAFWYLDDKPADAKWLPADERKALVAAIATEEKAKESHGHAGLKAAFANPRILHFVVIYFLIQMSVYGVVFYLPTQVAALLGKKVGLEVGLVAAIPWICAMAATYFIPRLADQTGKHRSLAALTLAVSGAGIAVSAGTPPAVALVALCFAAAGFIAVQPMFWTFPTRYLGGVAAAAGIALVNAMGALGGFFAPNVKNWADATFGAPAGLYVLAATTFIGVLAILALGAARQPVAGATPVTARGDR; the protein is encoded by the coding sequence ATGGTGTCCAACCCGACGCTCGAACGGGCGGTCGCGCGCGCGCGCCTTCGCCTCGTGCCCTTTCTGTTGCTCATGTACGTGCTGGCGTTTCTTGACCGCGCGAACATCGGCTTTGCCAAGGATGCCTTCCAGGCGTCCGCCGGCATTTCGGCTGCCGCCTATGCGCTCGGCGCCGGCCTCTTCTTCCTGACCTATGCGGCCTTTGAAGTGCCCAGCAACCTGATCATGCACCGGGTCGGTGCCAAGATCTGGATGTGCCGCATCATGGTCACCTGGGGCCTCGTCTCGGCCGCCATGATGTTCACCCAAGGCGAGATGTCCTTCTATGCCCTGCGCCTGCTGCTCGGCGCGGCGGAGGCCGGCTTCTTTCCGGGCGTGATCCTCTACGTCACCTACTGGTTCCCGCAGGAAAAGCGCGGCCAGATCCTCGGCCTATTCTATTTCGGCGCGCCCATCTCCTTCATCCTGGGCAGCCCGCTCAGCGGCCTGCTGCTGGAGTTCCACGGCGCGTGGGGCCTCGAAGGGTGGCAGTGGATGTTCCTCATCGAGGGCCTGCTGGCCAGCATCGTCGGCATCTGGGCCTTCTGGTATCTCGACGACAAGCCCGCCGATGCCAAATGGCTGCCCGCCGACGAGCGCAAGGCGCTGGTGGCGGCCATCGCCACGGAGGAGAAGGCCAAGGAAAGCCACGGCCATGCCGGCCTCAAGGCGGCGTTCGCCAATCCGCGCATTCTCCACTTCGTGGTGATCTACTTCCTGATCCAGATGAGCGTGTATGGCGTCGTCTTCTACCTGCCGACGCAGGTGGCCGCGCTGCTCGGCAAGAAGGTGGGCCTTGAAGTGGGTCTCGTCGCTGCGATCCCGTGGATCTGCGCCATGGCCGCGACCTATTTCATTCCGCGCCTCGCGGACCAGACCGGCAAACACCGCAGCCTCGCGGCCCTGACCCTCGCCGTCTCGGGTGCCGGCATCGCGGTTTCCGCCGGCACACCGCCCGCCGTCGCGCTGGTCGCCCTGTGCTTCGCTGCCGCCGGCTTCATCGCCGTGCAACCGATGTTCTGGACCTTCCCCACCCGCTATCTTGGCGGCGTGGCGGCGGCCGCCGGCATCGCCCTCGTGAACGCCATGGGCGCCCTCGGCGGCTTCTTCGCCCCCAATGTGAAGAACTGGGCCGATGCGACCTTCGGTGCCCCGGCCGGCCTCTATGTGCTCGCCGCCACCACCTTCATCGGCGTCCTCGCCATCCTGGCGCTGGGCGCAGCCCGCCAGCCCGTGGCCGGCGCCACCCCTGTGACTGCTCGAGGAGACCGTTGA
- a CDS encoding ABC transporter permease gives MNPRPEIVQPSAPVAKAAAAKRGRVGRALLGLAGLALLLVLWWLASDVLARPGSFAQKFSPTTALPALWRLLLQSDLPLNILVSLKRVLVGLGIALAVGVPVGLLVGSSRQAEAATTPAFQFLRMISPLSWMPIAVMVFGVGDAPIYFLLAFATVWPILLATAAGVRQIDPQWLLVSRSLAATGWETLSRVILPAILGHVLTGVRLAIGIAWIVLVPCEMLGVSAGLGYFILDTRDRLAYPELMATILVIGIIGFALDACARALVERLAPGRG, from the coding sequence GTGAACCCGCGTCCGGAGATCGTCCAACCGTCCGCGCCGGTGGCGAAAGCCGCCGCAGCCAAACGTGGGCGGGTCGGGCGGGCGCTGCTTGGTCTGGCGGGGCTCGCCCTGTTGCTGGTGCTGTGGTGGCTGGCCTCGGACGTGCTCGCGCGTCCGGGCAGCTTCGCGCAGAAGTTCTCACCCACCACCGCTCTGCCCGCGCTCTGGCGGCTGCTGCTGCAGTCGGACCTGCCGCTGAACATCCTCGTCAGCCTCAAGCGGGTGCTGGTGGGCCTTGGCATTGCGCTGGCCGTCGGCGTGCCCGTCGGGCTCTTGGTTGGCAGTTCGCGGCAGGCGGAGGCGGCGACAACGCCGGCCTTCCAGTTCCTGCGGATGATCTCACCCCTGTCCTGGATGCCCATCGCCGTGATGGTGTTCGGGGTGGGTGACGCGCCCATCTATTTCCTGCTCGCCTTCGCCACCGTCTGGCCCATCCTGCTGGCCACGGCGGCGGGCGTGCGGCAGATCGATCCGCAATGGCTGCTGGTGTCCCGCAGCCTTGCGGCCACGGGTTGGGAGACGCTGTCACGCGTCATCCTGCCGGCCATACTCGGCCATGTGCTCACCGGCGTGCGGCTGGCCATCGGCATCGCCTGGATCGTGCTCGTTCCCTGCGAAATGCTCGGCGTTTCGGCCGGGCTCGGCTACTTCATCCTCGATACGCGGGATCGCCTCGCCTATCCCGAGCTGATGGCCACCATCCTCGTCATCGGCATCATCGGCTTCGCCCTTGATGCCTGCGCGCGTGCCCTCGTGGAGCGTCTGGCCCCCGGACGGGGCTGA
- a CDS encoding acyl-CoA dehydrogenase family protein, with the protein MSALPARPLADPRCDGWLTEAADALDTGATLCEDLLPRLAAAGLPAVGVPQARGGAGGTVIDALEALSEVASHSLAAAFVLWGHRTYIEYLLQSPNLALADALLPDLLTGTQAGATGLSNAMKHLAGMEPLQVTAVTDGTALKVNGALPWVTNLRPQGFHVAAAVDGPDGVPFVASFAGTDGGVSRSDDLELIGLRGTNTAAITLADVRLPAGRIIAVNAREWLPRVRPAFAGLQCGMSIGLARRALAEARDAGGAGRGILAQPLSETTQRLEAAQSALFAGLRSRAFEADVAPLFEIRIALAEVVAEAVALELQALGGKAYLAGPGRGFARRSREAAFIPVITPSLVQLKTALAKRREQAA; encoded by the coding sequence ATGAGCGCCCTGCCCGCGCGCCCATTGGCCGATCCGCGCTGCGACGGCTGGCTCACCGAGGCGGCCGACGCGCTCGATACCGGCGCCACGCTCTGCGAGGATCTGCTCCCGCGTCTCGCGGCGGCGGGGCTTCCGGCCGTCGGCGTGCCGCAGGCCCGAGGCGGCGCGGGCGGCACGGTGATCGACGCGCTCGAGGCGCTTTCGGAGGTGGCGAGCCATTCGCTCGCAGCCGCCTTCGTTCTGTGGGGCCACCGGACCTACATCGAATATCTGCTGCAAAGCCCCAACCTCGCGCTGGCTGACGCGTTGCTACCGGACCTCCTGACCGGCACGCAGGCGGGTGCAACGGGCCTGTCCAACGCCATGAAGCATCTTGCCGGCATGGAGCCGCTGCAGGTGACCGCGGTGACGGACGGAACGGCCCTGAAGGTGAACGGCGCCCTGCCCTGGGTGACAAACTTGCGGCCGCAGGGGTTCCACGTGGCGGCGGCGGTGGACGGGCCGGACGGCGTGCCTTTCGTTGCCAGCTTCGCCGGGACGGACGGCGGTGTCTCCCGCTCGGACGATCTCGAACTCATCGGCCTGCGCGGTACCAACACCGCAGCGATCACGCTCGCCGACGTGCGCCTCCCGGCCGGCCGCATCATTGCGGTGAATGCGCGCGAATGGCTGCCGCGCGTCCGGCCGGCTTTTGCCGGTCTGCAATGCGGCATGTCCATCGGGCTCGCGCGCCGGGCCCTTGCGGAAGCGCGGGATGCCGGCGGCGCGGGCCGCGGCATCCTCGCCCAGCCGCTCTCTGAGACCACGCAGCGGCTGGAAGCGGCGCAGTCGGCCCTTTTTGCGGGGCTGCGCAGCCGCGCCTTCGAGGCGGACGTGGCACCGCTGTTCGAGATCCGCATCGCGCTCGCCGAAGTGGTGGCCGAGGCGGTGGCGCTGGAGCTTCAGGCGCTGGGCGGCAAGGCCTATCTCGCCGGACCGGGGCGGGGCTTTGCCCGCCGCAGCCGCGAGGCCGCCTTTATCCCGGTCATCACGCCCAGTCTCGTGCAGCTCAAGACGGCTCTGGCCAAGCGCCGCGAGCAGGCGGCATGA
- a CDS encoding helix-turn-helix domain-containing protein, producing the protein MSFHVAPYLPDLRAGGVIALLAGDQSGADALPRPAGEESGDVLSVHLPHMGLVLAISQARAAGQTLVGLDSLLARPADHRRTLVDDRVVAQLSQALQSAEVDSAGGLHADALRLAIVARILTLDGQSHAPQVDEALPAPAPARVRPGLPKWRLKRVMAHVQERLCETVTLADMAAAAGLSRMHFAAQFRIATGLRPHEYLLKCRVERAQQLMRESTEPLVQIALSVGFQTQAHFTTVFRRFAGTTPHRWRSMQG; encoded by the coding sequence ATGTCTTTCCATGTCGCACCGTATCTCCCGGACCTCCGCGCGGGTGGGGTCATCGCACTACTCGCCGGTGACCAGTCCGGCGCCGATGCCCTGCCGCGTCCGGCGGGCGAGGAAAGCGGCGATGTCCTGTCGGTGCACCTGCCCCACATGGGTCTCGTGCTGGCCATTTCCCAGGCGCGGGCGGCGGGCCAGACCCTCGTCGGTCTGGACAGCCTGCTGGCGCGTCCCGCCGACCACCGCCGCACCCTCGTGGACGACCGTGTGGTTGCGCAACTCTCCCAGGCGCTCCAGAGCGCGGAGGTGGATTCGGCCGGCGGCCTCCATGCGGATGCGCTGCGCCTCGCCATCGTCGCCCGCATCCTCACTCTCGACGGACAGTCCCATGCGCCGCAGGTGGACGAGGCTTTGCCGGCACCGGCTCCCGCGCGGGTTCGGCCCGGCCTGCCGAAGTGGCGCCTGAAGCGTGTCATGGCGCATGTGCAGGAGCGTCTCTGCGAGACGGTGACCCTCGCCGACATGGCCGCGGCGGCGGGCCTCAGCCGCATGCATTTTGCCGCCCAGTTCCGCATCGCGACGGGGCTTCGCCCGCACGAGTATCTGCTGAAGTGCCGCGTCGAGCGGGCGCAGCAGCTCATGCGCGAGAGCACCGAGCCGCTGGTCCAGATCGCGCTGTCGGTGGGTTTCCAGACGCAGGCGCATTTCACCACCGTCTTCCGGCGCTTCGCCGGCACCACCCCGCACCGCTGGCGCAGCATGCAGGGATGA
- a CDS encoding fumarylacetoacetate hydrolase family protein — MKLLRYGPAGQEKPGLLDEAGKIRDLSGVISDLTGEAITPEGLAKLKTLDVSSLPVVEGTPRYGAPVANVAKFIAIGLNFTDHAAESNLPIPSEPVVFMKATSCIQGPNDAVVIPRGSKKTDWEVELGIVIGKRASYVTKDEALDHVAGYVLINDVSEREYQIERGGTWDKGKGCDTFGPIGPWLVTSDEVGDVQQLGMWLDVNGQRRQTGNTSTMIFDVKTIVSYLSEFMTLLPGDIITTGTPPGVGMGIKPEAVYLKAGDVIELGIDKLGRQKQTCVAWEKK; from the coding sequence ATGAAGCTTCTGCGTTACGGCCCCGCGGGCCAGGAAAAGCCCGGCCTCCTCGATGAGGCCGGCAAGATCCGCGATCTGTCGGGCGTCATCTCCGACCTCACCGGTGAGGCCATCACGCCCGAGGGGCTGGCCAAGCTGAAGACGCTGGACGTGTCGTCTTTGCCGGTGGTGGAGGGCACGCCGCGTTATGGCGCGCCGGTTGCCAACGTGGCCAAGTTCATCGCCATCGGCCTGAACTTCACCGACCATGCGGCGGAATCGAACCTGCCGATCCCGTCCGAGCCGGTGGTCTTCATGAAGGCCACCTCCTGCATCCAGGGTCCGAACGACGCCGTGGTGATCCCGCGCGGCTCGAAGAAGACCGACTGGGAAGTGGAACTGGGCATCGTCATCGGCAAGCGCGCCTCCTACGTCACGAAGGACGAGGCGCTCGATCACGTGGCCGGCTACGTCCTCATCAATGACGTGTCGGAGCGCGAGTACCAGATCGAGCGTGGCGGCACCTGGGACAAGGGCAAGGGCTGCGACACCTTCGGCCCCATCGGCCCGTGGCTCGTCACCTCCGACGAGGTGGGCGACGTGCAGCAGCTCGGCATGTGGCTGGACGTGAACGGCCAGCGCCGCCAGACCGGCAACACGTCCACCATGATCTTCGATGTGAAGACCATCGTGAGCTACCTGTCGGAATTCATGACCCTGCTGCCGGGTGACATCATCACCACCGGCACCCCTCCGGGCGTCGGCATGGGCATCAAGCCCGAGGCGGTCTATCTCAAGGCCGGCGACGTCATTGAGCTGGGTATCGACAAGCTCGGCCGTCAGAAGCAGACCTGCGTCGCCTGGGAGAAGAAGTAA
- a CDS encoding ABC transporter ATP-binding protein, whose translation MTSPALVADGISLRYPGAERRVLADFSLSLDAGEVVALLGPSGVGKSSLLRVLAGLQPPDGGRIVMDGAPVTTVHPRLALAFQSPGLLPWLDLEHNVAFGLDFKRQPKLSRAERRERVEHAIAEVGLSHARRLKPAALSGGMAQRAALARCLARKPQVLLLDEPFGALDEVTRAEMQDLLLKVVRDYGTAAVLVTHDIDEALLVADRVVLLGGAPGREIGQWSIDLPKPRGAFISELGAVRVEILTTLRNAIREQ comes from the coding sequence ATGACATCGCCCGCGCTCGTGGCAGACGGCATCAGCCTGCGCTATCCCGGCGCCGAGCGCCGGGTTCTGGCCGATTTTTCGCTCAGCCTCGACGCGGGTGAGGTGGTGGCTCTGCTCGGCCCCTCCGGCGTCGGCAAGTCGAGCTTACTGCGGGTGCTGGCGGGTCTTCAGCCGCCTGATGGCGGGCGCATCGTCATGGATGGCGCGCCGGTGACGACCGTCCATCCCCGCCTTGCCCTCGCCTTCCAGAGCCCCGGCCTGCTGCCCTGGCTCGATCTGGAGCACAACGTCGCCTTCGGCCTCGACTTCAAGCGCCAGCCTAAACTCTCCCGCGCCGAGCGGCGGGAGCGGGTGGAGCACGCCATTGCCGAGGTGGGCTTGAGCCACGCCCGCCGCCTCAAGCCGGCGGCGCTCTCCGGCGGCATGGCCCAGCGGGCGGCGCTCGCCCGTTGCCTCGCCCGCAAGCCGCAGGTGCTGCTGCTGGACGAGCCTTTTGGTGCGCTGGACGAGGTAACGCGGGCCGAGATGCAGGACCTGCTGCTGAAGGTCGTGCGCGATTACGGCACGGCCGCGGTACTCGTGACCCACGACATCGACGAGGCGCTGCTGGTGGCCGACCGCGTGGTGCTGCTCGGCGGCGCGCCCGGCCGGGAGATCGGCCAGTGGTCCATCGACCTGCCGAAGCCGCGCGGCGCCTTCATTTCCGAACTCGGGGCCGTGCGGGTGGAGATTTTGACCACCCTGCGCAACGCCATCCGCGAACAGTGA
- a CDS encoding carboxymuconolactone decarboxylase family protein, with protein MSRLPLRTIADAPEAARPFLETAEKNNGYLPNLLRVLANAPVALETYLTVSGINARASLNLSEREAVQITAAATHGCGFCVAGHTAIAEKKAHLPAETITALRGKAEVPDAKLDAVARFTESVIAHRGAVPEADLATFKAAGFSDQQALEVVLGVSLATLCNFANNLGQPPLNEQLAAYRWEPAKPVAAE; from the coding sequence ATGTCCCGACTGCCCCTGCGCACCATTGCCGATGCCCCCGAAGCCGCCCGCCCCTTCCTCGAGACGGCCGAGAAGAACAACGGCTATCTGCCCAACCTGCTGCGCGTGCTCGCCAACGCGCCGGTGGCGCTTGAAACCTATCTGACGGTCTCCGGCATCAACGCACGCGCCTCGCTGAACCTCTCCGAGCGCGAGGCGGTCCAGATCACCGCCGCCGCCACCCACGGCTGCGGCTTCTGCGTCGCGGGCCACACCGCCATCGCCGAGAAGAAGGCGCACCTGCCGGCGGAAACCATCACCGCCCTGCGCGGCAAGGCGGAAGTGCCGGATGCCAAGCTCGATGCCGTGGCCCGCTTCACCGAATCCGTGATCGCCCATCGTGGCGCGGTGCCGGAAGCCGACCTTGCGACGTTCAAGGCGGCCGGCTTCAGCGACCAGCAGGCGCTGGAAGTGGTGCTCGGCGTCAGCCTCGCGACGCTCTGCAACTTTGCCAACAACCTCGGCCAGCCGCCGCTGAACGAACAGCTCGCCGCCTATCGCTGGGAGCCTGCCAAGCCGGTGGCCGCCGAATGA
- the rhmD gene encoding L-rhamnonate dehydratase, which translates to MSVPTIREVRAYVVRGGGGDYHDQQGTHWIDDHIATPMSKYPAYRQSRRTFGINVLGTLVVEVEASDGTVGFAVTTGGEPAAWIVEKHLARFIEGAKITDIELMWDQMYRSTLYYGRKGLVVNTISGVDLALWDLLAKWRKEPVYHLLGGAVRDELQFYATGARPDLAKEMGFIGGKMALHHGPAEGEEGLRKNLDILNDMRNKVGKDFWLMQDCWMALDVEYATRFSTIAWNEMGLKWTEEALPPDDYWGYAALKKNAPKGHLITTGEHEATRWGFKMLLDMECCDIIQPDVGWCGGITELIKITALADAAGVLVVPHGSSVYSYHFVITRHNSPFAEFLMMHPVPDQVVPMFTPLLLDEPVPVNGRLKLDDTPGFGVRLNPECKLSRPYTH; encoded by the coding sequence ATGTCCGTGCCTACCATTCGTGAAGTGCGCGCCTATGTGGTGCGCGGCGGGGGCGGCGATTATCACGACCAGCAGGGCACCCACTGGATCGACGACCACATCGCGACCCCCATGTCCAAGTATCCGGCCTATCGCCAGAGCCGGCGCACCTTCGGCATCAACGTGCTCGGCACGCTGGTGGTCGAGGTGGAGGCCTCCGACGGCACGGTGGGCTTTGCGGTGACCACTGGCGGCGAGCCCGCCGCCTGGATCGTCGAGAAGCACCTCGCCCGCTTCATCGAAGGCGCCAAGATCACCGACATCGAGCTGATGTGGGACCAGATGTACCGCTCGACGCTCTATTACGGGCGCAAGGGTCTGGTGGTGAACACCATCTCGGGCGTGGACCTGGCACTCTGGGACCTGCTCGCCAAGTGGCGCAAGGAGCCGGTCTATCACCTGCTCGGCGGCGCGGTGCGCGACGAGCTCCAGTTCTATGCCACCGGCGCCCGGCCCGATCTTGCCAAGGAGATGGGCTTCATCGGCGGCAAGATGGCGCTGCACCATGGTCCGGCAGAGGGCGAGGAGGGGCTTCGCAAGAACCTCGACATCCTCAACGACATGCGGAACAAGGTCGGCAAGGACTTCTGGCTCATGCAGGACTGCTGGATGGCGCTGGACGTGGAATATGCCACGCGCTTCTCCACCATCGCCTGGAACGAGATGGGCCTGAAGTGGACCGAGGAAGCCCTGCCGCCGGATGACTACTGGGGCTATGCGGCGCTCAAGAAGAACGCGCCGAAGGGCCACCTTATCACCACCGGCGAGCACGAGGCCACCCGCTGGGGCTTCAAGATGCTGCTGGACATGGAGTGCTGCGACATCATCCAGCCGGACGTGGGCTGGTGCGGTGGCATCACCGAGCTCATCAAGATCACGGCGCTCGCGGATGCGGCCGGCGTGCTCGTGGTGCCGCACGGCTCGTCCGTCTACAGCTATCACTTCGTGATCACCCGGCATAACAGCCCGTTTGCCGAGTTTCTGATGATGCACCCGGTGCCAGATCAGGTGGTGCCCATGTTCACGCCGCTCCTGCTCGACGAGCCTGTGCCGGTGAACGGCCGCCTGAAGCTCGACGACACCCCCGGCTTCGGCGTGCGCCTGAACCCCGAGTGCAAGCTCTCGCGCCCCTACACCCACTGA